GAGTCAAAAGTTCCTTTCCGGGCTTTAGAATTTCTTTTTTCGAATCACCCATTCAGCAAAAATAAAATTAATGAACCAACCGGCCCCCATCATTAAATCTCTAGGTATTCCGGAAGGTTCTCCACTCATAAAGACAAACCATGGCAAGTGTGTGAATACTTGGGTTCCTGCTCCCATGCCAATCGCATAACCACGAATCATCCAATGACTATGTTTTGAGATATTTCTTTTTAAAATAAAAATAAATCCAACGGATATACAAGCGGTCATCCAAATACCCACAACCAACCGAATTCCATACAGCCAATCACCATCCGTCGGAACACGAGGGTATGTTAGTGTTAACCATAAGCCGGACAATGCAGAAATAAGTCCCATGAACACCAAAAATCTTCCCGAAATTCGATGCCACTGGATATGTTGTTTCCGAAACCCAGGTGAAAACTGGAAGGCACCAAGAACACCAAAAAAAATAACACCAACTATATGAACGAAAACAGGGATTGGGTCATTGAAGAACCTTTGGCTATCGGTTGTTATATTTCCACCGGTGGTTAATTGTAGTAACCGAAAGATCCCAGCAAGTGTAGGAACCAGACTCAAAAATAAAAGAGAACCGATGATGAAATAATCTTTCTTAGAATAAGATGCCATAATGTCCGTAAACTTATTTCCTAGACAAAACAAGAGTAGGCAACAAAAAAAGAATTAATAAATTTCCTTTTTGTTTAGAACAACTAAATATGCTTTTACGAAAGATGACGCTGGCAAATAGACTCAAACGTTCCGCTAATGATGAGACTTAAAAATCATTACCATCATACGAATGTTAATCCAAAAAAAACGAAGTAACTGCCAAATCAAAAAAGTTCTAAAAAATTTTGTTTTTCCATTTGGGACTGCAGTAAAGTCGCCTTGTTCATAAGAGGAGTGCAAATCCTCTTTTTCCAATAATACCAATTCAACGACTTCATTTGTATTCATAATTATCTCCAATCATTCAGGGATCAACCACCAACCCGGTTTACATTTTGCCTTGTACATAAACATATAATGCAAAATCATTTTGATCCAGTGTCCCGCAAGACCAATCTCACCTGTTGTGTATGTAAGTGACCTACCCCATTTAGGATATTTTTTATAATCAGGAACAATCGGGTATACTGTCATGGAGACAGCAGATCCAGATATCACTCCATTCCCCGCAGAAGCAATACAAGCCGCACCCATCTCCGCCATTGATGCATTGTGTTTTATTTCTTTTGTTTTAAATTTGATCTGGTGGCTTATGTTTTGTGCGACAACTTTACCCATTATGGCGGAAGGCATTCCTGTCCTTGGAGGTGTGGGAGAAATCTGAATTCCATCTTTATTTTTCATGACTTTTGAAATGGGATGTGGTGGTGCAAACGCAATGCCAATCCCAAATAAATTAGAATAAAAGGGTGATTGGTAAGTGCTCGGCCAATCTTTTGCATCCCATTTCTCAAATGGTTTTGTTTCATAGTTTGCATCGACTTTCATCATTCCATTGGCAGCAAACAATGTAGAGGTGATATTTTCGCCATTTTTCCCAAATGCAGTTAATCCGACTCCACTAAAAGGTGGAATCAACATTGAAAAGTCAAATTTCACAAAACCACATTCACCATCTAATGTTGTATAAAATATTTTATCTGATTCGACTTTTGTTACATGAGCTTTAGTTTTCCACTGAATTCCTCTTTCCGTAAACAGTGATTCAGCGAATATTTTGCTACTTGTAACATACCCACCTTGTTCGAGGTGCATTCCCCCCATTCCAAAGTCACCTAACTCATATTCATTGGAAATCCATAAGATTTTGGCATTTTCTCGAACTCCTGCCTTTCTTAATTCATGATCTACATTAAACAGATATTCAAATGCTGCCCCTTGGCATGTACACATTCCATGCCCTGTCCCAAAAACAAAATTTAATTTTTCACCTTTTTTCATCCTTTCGATTGATATTTGTAATTTCAGATTTGCTTCTTCTGCATGTAAATATGTACAAACGGAAACTGTATTTCCATCTTCAGGACCGAGACCAGGAGTGGCGGAAAAATTTAGTTTTGGACCAGTGGCATTGATACAATAGTCATAACTGATGCGACCGATTTGGCCTTTTGAATCAGGTGCAGTTGATTCATATTCAATGTATGGTTCTTTCGATTGTAGTGAGCCATCAGGATACAGACTCAGTGCTTTTGCTTGGATGAACTGAATCTTCATCTTATCATAAACTGGTTTTAATCCAAAAGTGACTTCTTTCGGAACCATGGCACCCACACCCACCCAGATATTAGAAGGAATCCAATTCCAATTTGCGTTAGGTGAAATGACCACCACCTCATGTTTTTTTCCCAGACTTTTTTTGAGTAATGTCGCTGCTGTATGCCCCGAAATTCCCGCACCCAAAATCACTGTTCTCATTTTTTAATACCCATACCCCTATATGTATATCAATCAAAACAGAATGCAAGAAAATCTTTTCAAACTCAGTCCTGTTTTCATTATTTTTCTGAACGCAGTTTAGCTGGTTGGTTACTTTCGATTTGAATGGAACGATAAAAGTGAATTTTTGCGATTGAATGATTCTAAGAATGAATGAAGCCGTCCGAGAAACTTGTAGTACTTCCGATTTATAAAAATGGAATACAACAAGGCAGTGACCATCAAAGTTAAAAGCAGATGAAACAATTCATATAACAAATTAAAATGTAAAAGAGACAATTGGTCAACCTTCGAATCAAATCTGAATGTTCAAAAAAAACATAAGAACTTTT
The nucleotide sequence above comes from Leptospira harrisiae. Encoded proteins:
- a CDS encoding DUF2306 domain-containing protein, translating into MASYSKKDYFIIGSLLFLSLVPTLAGIFRLLQLTTGGNITTDSQRFFNDPIPVFVHIVGVIFFGVLGAFQFSPGFRKQHIQWHRISGRFLVFMGLISALSGLWLTLTYPRVPTDGDWLYGIRLVVGIWMTACISVGFIFILKRNISKHSHWMIRGYAIGMGAGTQVFTHLPWFVFMSGEPSGIPRDLMMGAGWFINFIFAEWVIRKKKF
- a CDS encoding NAD(P)/FAD-dependent oxidoreductase, which produces MRTVILGAGISGHTAATLLKKSLGKKHEVVVISPNANWNWIPSNIWVGVGAMVPKEVTFGLKPVYDKMKIQFIQAKALSLYPDGSLQSKEPYIEYESTAPDSKGQIGRISYDYCINATGPKLNFSATPGLGPEDGNTVSVCTYLHAEEANLKLQISIERMKKGEKLNFVFGTGHGMCTCQGAAFEYLFNVDHELRKAGVRENAKILWISNEYELGDFGMGGMHLEQGGYVTSSKIFAESLFTERGIQWKTKAHVTKVESDKIFYTTLDGECGFVKFDFSMLIPPFSGVGLTAFGKNGENITSTLFAANGMMKVDANYETKPFEKWDAKDWPSTYQSPFYSNLFGIGIAFAPPHPISKVMKNKDGIQISPTPPRTGMPSAIMGKVVAQNISHQIKFKTKEIKHNASMAEMGAACIASAGNGVISGSAVSMTVYPIVPDYKKYPKWGRSLTYTTGEIGLAGHWIKMILHYMFMYKAKCKPGWWLIPE